A single window of Cryptococcus neoformans var. neoformans JEC21 chromosome 3 sequence DNA harbors:
- a CDS encoding ER to Golgi transport-related protein, putative, giving the protein MSIPAMAQQPYMSHSPPPLQHPKPTHIAYPPPEPPHTPAQSTDSSPYSQAQRISQDGYLRYSSPPAGEPLASSSGFSSYAPPPTGQQPVQSRQTYGQAGTPGVQGVHGYGVPGYAWPGMNDATAQMGMQFGKSAVAAGQEYVEKNFTRYLPLQLIKISFSVTNSYVLNKLRLILFPWRHKPWSRQSRRSTDNGAVEGWQAPRDDINAPDLYIPTMALVTYTLLCALASGLQSRFHPEVLGLSLSKALAVVITEFCAIKLGCYLLDVRGSGASGVELVGYGGYKFVGIIATIVVSLLGLGKMITLGVFIYTFAANAFFLLRSLKYVLLPDASVSSSVTTLSHSQRSRRVQFLFFVAVAQVLWMGWLSRV; this is encoded by the exons ATGTCTATACCCGCGATGGCCCAACAACCATATATGTCACACTCTCCGCCCCCACTTCAACACCCCAAGCCAACACACATCGCTTACCCGCCCCCGGAGCCACCACACACTCCAGCTCAGTCCACAGACTCCTCCCCTTACTCCCAAGCCCAGCGCATCTCTCAAGACGGTTACCTTCGCTACTCTTCGCCTCCGGCGGGAGAGCCACTAGCTAGCTCTTCAGGCTTTAGTTCCTACGCTCCCCCACCTACAGGGCAGCAGCCGGTTCAATCGAGGCAGACATACGGCCAAGCGGGAACGCCGGGAGTACAAGGCGTACATGGATATGGGGTGCCAGGATATGCTTGGCCTGGCATGAATGACGCGACTGCCCAAATGGGGATGCAGTTTGGCAAGAGCGCAGTGGCTGCTGGACAGGAATATGTGGAGAAAAAT TTCACGAGATATTTGCCTCTACAACTCATCAAAATCTCCTTTTCTGTAACCAATTCATACGTCTTGAATAAACTACGTCTAATCCTTTTTCCTTGGAGACATAAACCTTGGTCTCGACAAAGTCGGCGGTCAACCGACAATGGCGCCGTTGAAGGGTGGCAGGCGCCTAGAGACGATATCAACGCGCCCGATCTTTACATCCCCA CCATGGCTCTCGTTACTTATACTCTTTTATGTGCCCTTGCCTCCGGCCTTCAATCCCGCTTCCACCCAGAGGTTCTCGGATTGTCACTCTCCAAAGCTTTGGCTGTAGTAATCACAGAATTCTGTGCTATCAAGTTGGGCTGCTATCTCCTCGACGTGCGCGGTAGCGGTGCCTCGGGTGTAGAGCTTGTGGGGTATGGCGGATACAAGTTTGTTGGAATTATTGCGACTATTGTGGTCAGCCTCTTGGGCCTAGGGAAAATGATCACCTTGGGCGTATTCATCTACACTTTTGCCGCGAACGCGTTCTTCTTG CTTCGATCGCTCAAATatgttctccttcctgATGCCTCCGTCTCTTCATCTGTGACTACGCTCAGTCACTCGCAGCGTTCAAGACGTGTGCagttcctttttttcgtgGCCGTGGCCCAGGTACTTTGGATGGGCTGGTTATCAAGAGTATAG
- a CDS encoding Na+/H+ exchanger AnNHA1, putative yields MTAFHPFEVTAPHLAYTFLGGFVVIFGMVSLFVKEKLYVGEAPIATVVGIIIGPHCLNFFNPAGWGSGTQEVANDITLEFTRVVIAISVFAVGVELPKAYMKRHWRSLFFLLGPCMVWGWMVSALLIWGLIPDLTFLASLVVAAGVTPTDPILAQAVIGGKFADKHVPAHIRHLLSAESGSNDGAAFPFLYIALYLLLDASPGHAVGEWFYMTWAYEIILGIVIGAILGFCARKFMKFAERKRLVDRQSYVAQYVSLAVLSIGVTSLLGSDDLLSAFACGCAFAWDGFFNKATEDAVFSNVIDLLFNCAAFIYIGAIIPFNHFNDLPDLRVWRLVVLAILVLLVRRLPSIIVCYKFIPDIKTFREALFTGWFGPMGVGAVFISTLARSSLPEGEPEQNTEAVDRLKDVIMPVTLFLVLSSIVTHGMSIPFFSLGRRVHSITYTRSRNLSMDTRGDEPAWTTHARRIIPGQEIIVNRDDDEEGDLGVRRRDTLTSDSNGRITEKIEEEDSGESGESSSSRTRQGEMIEMIEKRGSSRHGSQASQGEAAEEGERWRSSRGGSPDLANDPETQREIEEGREEIEDKEGAGRRTPPLAKYREGNHLIVERKIRDSDEVEVEVIRNHFAENKKTESDRFNHPHRLKSRELDDLLHHLPKSLEHATSRVQDGGKDAVDRLGLGLMGIRTPEPSPPIESHGDSRHDHGYGLERTQSPEGLAGEGRDTEGGGDVSHGSDYEEDEANYEDVPDETPRQRRKRMKPPAIVVSRQNSAGPPKRSIRSRLFGRRQHSSNSPSRAEEGLAPPNHSLLAPSSSRSRPRNIAAEPESILAEDSRGVSSPSQPQNLAIPLTRTLSASRSSPAVRFADDASPSSETAPGQSNYGSNAPGFKKNPALAMYRSASVQSTGSNKDGPSVSFKEPEIKR; encoded by the exons ATGACTGCTTTCCACCCCTTTGAAGTCACTGCCCCCCATCTCGCATACACTTTCCTCGGCGGCTTTGTGGTCATCTTTGGCATGGTCAGTTTGTTTGTCAAGGAGAAGCTCTATGTCGGCGAAGCACCTATAGCGACTGTAGTCGGTATCATTATTGGTCCCCATTGCCTCAATTTTTTCAATCCTGCAGGATGGGGTAGCGGTACTCAGGAGGTCGCGAATGACATTACATTGGAATTCACTCGCGTTGTCATTGCTATATCCGTGTTTGCCGTCGGCGTTGAATTGCCCAAG GCGTACATGAAGCGGCACTGGCGatcgctcttcttccttctgggCCCGTGCATGGTGTGGGGATGGATGGTCTCCGCTCTCCTCATCTGGGGCCTGATACCGGACCTAACATTTCTCGCCTCGCTCGTGGTTGCGGCGGGCGTCACCCCTACAGATCCCATCTTGGCCCAGGCAGTCATCGGAGGCAAGTTCGCCGACAAACACGTTCCCGCCCACATCCgccacctcctctccgcAGAAAGTGGAAGTAACGACGGGGCcgcctttcccttcctgtACATCGCTCTCTACCTCCTACTCGATGCAAGCCCAGGCCATGCCGTCGGAGAATGGTTCTACATGACTTG GGCCTACGAGATTATTCTTGGTATTGTCATCGGGGCCATCCTGGGATTTTGCGCGCGCAAGTTCATGAAATTCGCAGAGCGCAAACGTCTCGTTGATAGGCAGTCTTACGTCGCCCAGTATGTCAGTCTGGCAGTGCTGTCCATTG GCGTTACAAGTTTGCTCGGCAGTGACGATTTGCTTTCTGCTTTCGCTTGCGGTTGTGCTTTTGCATGGGA CGGTTTCTTCAACAAAGCTACGGAGGACGCGGTGTTCTCGAACGTTATtgatctccttttcaattGCGCCGCCTTCATCTATATCGGCGCTATCATTCCTTTCAATCATTTTAACGATCTGCCCGAT CTCCGAGTATGGCGATTGGTTGTGTTAGCTATCCTCGTCCTTCTAGTTCGTCGTCTGCCTTCTATAATAGTATGTTACAAGTTCATTCCCGATATCAAAACGTTCAGAGAAGCTCTTTTTACGGGATGGTTCG GGCCTATGGGTGTCGGTGCTGTATTCATCTCCACGCTTGCTCGGTCGTCTTTGCCAGAGGGGGAGCCTGAGCAGAATACAGAAGCAGTTGACCGCCTAAAAGACGTCATCATGCCCGTCACCTTATTTCTTGTGTTGTCTTCGATCGTAACTC ACGGCATGTCAATTCCATTTTTCTCTCTTGGTCGACGGGTCCATTCCATTACTTATACTCGATCACGAAATCTTTCCATGGACACGCGGGGCGACGAGCCTGCCTGGACAACTCATGCTCGGCGTATTATTCCAGGCCAGGAGATCATTGTCAATCGtgatgacgacgaagaaggcgatTTAGGTGTCAGACGGAGGGACACACTCACCAGCGATTCAAATGGTCGTATCACGGAAAagattgaggaagaagatagcGGAGAAAGCGGAGAAAGTAGCTCATCCCGAACAAGGCAGGGGGAAATGATTGAAATGATAGAAAAACGTGGTTCGTCTCGTCATGGTAGCCAGGCCAGCCAGGGCGAAGcggcggaggaaggagagaggtggagaagttcgagaggaggaagccCTGATCTCGCAAATGACCCTGAGACACAgagagagattgaagagggaagagaagagatcgAAGATAAGGAAGGAGCTGGTAGAAGAACGCCTCCGCTGGCCAAATACAGAGAAGGAAACCACCTCATTGTGGAGAGGAAAATCAGGGACAGTGACGAG GTTGAAGTCGAGGTCATCCGAAATCATTTCGCCGAAAATAAGAAAACGGAGAGTGACCGCTTCAATCATCCCCATCGCCTCAAGTCACGAGAGCTTGACGACTTGCTTCATCACCTGCCCAAAAGCCTCGAGCATGCTACTTCACGGGTTCAGGATGGCGGCAAAGATGCAGTTGATCGTCTCGGTCTGGGGCTGATGGGAATTAGAACTCCGGAACCGTCACCCCCAATTGAATCGCACGGCGACTCAAGACATGATCATGGCTATGGCTTGGAGAGGACGCAGAGTCCAGAGGGTCTTGCAGGGGAGGGCAGGGATACCGAGGGCGGGGGCGATGTGTCCCACGGGAGTGATtatgaagaggacgaggcCAACTATGAGGATGTCCCGGACGAGACTCCCCggcaaaggaggaagagaatgaaaCCACCAGCAATTGTCGTCTCTCGGCAGAACAGCGCTGGGCCTCCAAAACGATCCATCCGCTCCAGGCTGTTTGGCCGACGACAACATTCTTCCAATTCGCCTTCCCGTGCCGAAGAAGGCTTGGCCCCTCCCAATCATTCCCTTCTCgctccatcctcatcccGTTCGCGTCCTCGGAACATTGCTGCAGAACCGGAGTCCATACTGGCAGAGGATTCGCGCGGAGTATCCTCACCTTCCCAACCGCAAAATCTTGCGATCCCTCTCACAAGGACCCTTTCAGCTAGCCGATCGTCGCCTGCGGTACGCTTCGCCGATGATGCCAGTCCTTCGTCCGAGACAGCGCCTGGCCAGTCAAATTATGGCTCCAACGCTCCAGGTTTCAAGAAGAATCCCGCTTTAGCCATGTATCGGTCGGCCAGTGTACAAAGTACAGGGTCCAACAAGGATGGGCCTAGCGTCTCTTTCAAAGAACCTGAAATCAAGCGTTAA
- a CDS encoding structural constituent of ribosome, putative, with protein sequence MSRQNLLFTTLRATFAPLAGPSTPRAFSSSQPSLVSTRKLVAKRRKAANLALQASRVRKPDSIDPVLGRVQYKGEAPTNPWEGCRLQRVLLDYNAIAYSMPPDYTAGEQPPYLLPGVSKEDAELLFRAVPHASTELRYASGQGSEKTEQEQARQSEMMMRILDLRNANKNAINVLNRQRVIDEFGAGVDSGSSAVQAALLTAKIHNLLSHIEENPRDTSNKRALRLLVQERARHLKYWKRKQGEEAYDKLLTDLGLQREAVEGELFIGF encoded by the exons ATGTCTCGCCAGAACTTGCTATTCACGACCCTCAGAGCCACGTTTGCCCCCCTCGCAGGTCCATCCACACCTCGtgccttttcctcttcccagcCATCCCTTGTATCCACTCGCAAGCTCGTCGCAAAGAGACGCAAAGCTGCAAACCTAGCACTTCAAGCTTCCCGAGTGCGCAAACCAGATTCAATAGATCCTGTTCTAGGCCGTGTACAGTACAAGGGGGAGGCTCCTACAAATCCTTGGGAAGGATGTCGGTTACAACGCGTCCTTTTGGACTATAATGCCATTGCCTACTCCATGCCTCCAGATTACACTGCTGGTGAACAACCCCCCTACCTCTTACCAGGTGtgagcaaggaagatgcCGAGCTACTGTTCAGAGCTGTGCCCCATGCAAGCACGGAGCTTAGGTACGCTAGTGGACAAGGTAGTGAGAAAACGGAGCAGGAGCAAGCGAGACAGAgcgagatgatgatgagaatcCTGGATTTAAGAAACGCGAATAAAAATGCGATCAATGTTTTAAACAGACAACGAGTGATCGACGAGTTTGGGGCGGGTGTTGACAGTGGTAGCTCTGCAGTTCAAG CCGCATTATTAACTGCCAAAATTCACAACCTGTTATCACATATTGAAGAGAACCCTAGAGATACCTCGAACAAGCGTGCTCTTCGGCTACTTGTTCAAGAGCGAGCTAGACATCTCAAAtattggaagaggaagcaggGAGAGGAGGCTTACGATAAGCTTCTGACCGATCTTGGCCTTCAGCGAGAAGCTGTCGAAGGGGAGCTGTTCATCGGCTTTTGA